A genome region from Trichosurus vulpecula isolate mTriVul1 chromosome 5, mTriVul1.pri, whole genome shotgun sequence includes the following:
- the BAMBI gene encoding BMP and activin membrane-bound inhibitor homolog produces MDRHSSYIFIWLQIELCAMAILLTKGEIRCYCDAAHCVATGYMCKSELNACFSRLLDPQNTNSPLTHGCLDSIASTADICQAKQAQNHSGTAVPTLECCHQDMCNYRGLHDVLSAPKGETSGQGSRYQHDSSRNLITKVQELTSSKELWFRAAVIAVPIAGGLILVLLIMLALRMLRSENKRLQDQRQQMISRLHYSFHGHHSKKGQVAKLDLECMVPVSGHENCCMSCDKMRQTDLSNEKILSLVHWGMYSGHGKLEFV; encoded by the exons GTGAAATCCGATGCTACTGTGATGCAGCCCACTGTGTCGCAACTGGCTATATGTGTAAATCGGAGCTGAATGCCTGCTTCTCGAGACTTCTTGACCCCCAGAACACGAATTCCCCGCTTACTCACGGCTGCCTAGACTCTATCGCAAGCACAGCAGACATCTGCCAAGCCAAACAGGCACAAAACCACTCCGGCACCGCTGTGCCCACATTGGAATGTTGTCATCAAGATATGTGCAATTATAGAGGACTGCATGATGTTCTTTCTGCTCCCAAGGGTGAGACCTCAG GACAAGGAAGCCGATATCAGCATGACAGCAGCCGAAATCTCATCACCAAGGTCCAGGAGCTGACCTCTTCCAAGGAGCTGTGGTTCAGAGCAGCTGTCATCGCGGTGCCTATAGCTGGCGGCCTGATCTTAGTCTTGCTTATCATGTTAGCTCTGAGGATGCTCCGCAGTGAGAACAAGAGACTTCAGGACCAGCGGCAGCAGATGATTTCCCGTTTGCACTATAGTTTTCATGGACACCATTCCAAAAAGGGACAGGTGGCGAAGTTAGACTTGGAATGCATGGTACCAGTCAGTGGACATGAGAATTGCTGTATGAGCTGtgataaaatgagacaaacagaCCTCAGCAACGAGAAAATCCTCTCCCTGGTTCATTGGGGAATGTACAGTGGGCATGGGAAGCTGGAATTTGTATGA